A region from the Aeromicrobium choanae genome encodes:
- a CDS encoding immune inhibitor A domain-containing protein — protein sequence MTTHRSPRRTGLWLVGATTLALTASGLAFSTGSVSAAPPPAPPGGAAATAPGYINYVAPRAEISSTPDQAVKVNGKRVSQKTAQKQQKALIRAKQVDRKHSQGNPVAARQLARVEAESLRTGRSPKEVRDRRFKKAKTTQQAKLLTILVEFNEQANDDFSGSYVPDGYGSDTCVPGNVQNGPTHNQIPNPANSDLEDNNSMWVKDFSPAHYNAMLYTKKGITQRVRPDLRGPDGRRGIDISGYTMKNMYEEMSKGAYTVGGAATPWVTVAHSEAYYGATVCHQDENGDWVYGAVQDMQGHPDNPLGAGQLPIDAVAALSAAQPNFPWADYDIEDQGDTDGDGNLLEPDGVIDHVVLVHAGEDKSGGGGAEGPYAIWAHSSAVAGGAPVPGTNLRLSNYIVQPEDSGVGVFAHEYGHDLGLPDLYDTASGGDSDVDFWDLMSSGSHSGPIFQSMPTHMGIWDKWILGWADPLEINPGDRAKTVKVGQTSRTPKGSEDGIKINLPDKIVTRATPHSGENMWWGNNDQNWAMNSLSRTIDVPDAADARFWMWNNYVIEQDWDFGFVEVSTDGGATWTPQKVYDEAGEEVTTPDDYPDPNGNLATFGNRRYGLTGTSDGWRHDYIDLSAWAGDTIQVRLMQSTDAAFTERGWFADDFSVTGGGATTFTDDVESGLNGWTATIDSWVAGEARGAGWVIDSGTTSNAQYYMVEWRNFDGFDKGLKYAYDTTYQRLGEDGAWKVEKIRYNAPGALVWYRDTSYGDANHVLNNLTTLPSEGAKGGLLIVDSHFDPLRRTGANAANDTSTLKNLPSRPQSSNAAFNLFGSYAFRECTTKPDFTNEACNRFGSQRAVRSFTDDRGWYPGIEVRGDSLFYRDADASTVVPSVGNAPYSTRVVDQNGAPRTDLYGTDVGLVTPLGSGNPEDDGVGYGTGVSVQKSFRGNMEALLRITPPTVP from the coding sequence ATGACCACTCATCGATCTCCGCGCAGGACCGGCCTCTGGCTGGTGGGCGCGACCACGTTGGCGTTGACCGCGTCCGGGCTGGCCTTCAGCACGGGCTCCGTCTCGGCGGCTCCCCCACCGGCCCCGCCGGGCGGTGCCGCGGCGACGGCTCCGGGCTACATCAACTACGTCGCGCCCCGTGCCGAGATCTCGTCCACCCCGGACCAGGCGGTGAAGGTCAACGGCAAGCGGGTGTCGCAGAAGACGGCTCAGAAGCAGCAGAAGGCACTCATCAGGGCCAAGCAGGTCGATCGCAAGCACAGCCAGGGCAACCCGGTGGCGGCGCGTCAGCTGGCGCGGGTCGAGGCGGAGTCGCTGCGCACGGGCCGCAGCCCCAAGGAGGTCCGGGACCGGCGCTTCAAGAAGGCCAAGACCACTCAGCAGGCGAAGCTCCTCACGATCCTCGTCGAGTTCAACGAGCAGGCGAACGACGACTTCTCCGGCAGCTACGTGCCGGACGGCTACGGCTCGGACACGTGTGTGCCGGGCAACGTGCAGAACGGGCCCACCCACAACCAGATCCCGAACCCCGCGAACAGCGACCTCGAGGACAACAACTCGATGTGGGTGAAGGACTTCTCGCCCGCGCACTACAACGCGATGCTCTACACGAAGAAGGGCATCACCCAGCGGGTCCGCCCCGACCTGCGCGGTCCTGACGGCCGCCGGGGCATCGACATCTCCGGCTACACGATGAAGAACATGTACGAGGAGATGTCCAAGGGCGCGTACACGGTCGGCGGCGCGGCGACGCCGTGGGTCACGGTGGCCCACTCCGAGGCGTACTACGGCGCCACCGTCTGCCACCAGGACGAGAACGGCGACTGGGTCTACGGCGCGGTCCAGGACATGCAGGGTCACCCCGACAACCCGCTCGGCGCGGGCCAGCTGCCCATCGACGCGGTGGCGGCGCTCTCGGCGGCCCAGCCGAACTTCCCCTGGGCCGACTACGACATCGAGGACCAGGGCGACACCGACGGCGACGGGAACCTGCTCGAGCCCGACGGCGTCATCGACCACGTGGTCCTGGTGCACGCCGGCGAGGACAAGTCCGGTGGCGGCGGCGCCGAGGGCCCGTACGCGATCTGGGCGCACTCGTCGGCGGTTGCCGGCGGCGCCCCGGTGCCCGGCACGAACCTGAGGCTGTCGAACTACATCGTCCAGCCCGAGGACTCCGGTGTCGGCGTGTTCGCTCACGAGTACGGCCACGATCTCGGCCTGCCCGACCTCTACGACACCGCCAGCGGCGGTGACTCGGACGTGGACTTCTGGGACCTGATGTCCTCCGGCTCGCACTCGGGGCCGATCTTCCAGTCGATGCCCACGCACATGGGCATCTGGGACAAGTGGATCCTTGGCTGGGCCGATCCCCTCGAGATCAACCCCGGCGACCGCGCGAAGACGGTCAAGGTCGGCCAGACCAGCCGGACGCCCAAGGGCTCCGAGGACGGCATCAAGATCAACCTGCCCGACAAGATCGTCACCCGTGCCACGCCGCACAGCGGCGAGAACATGTGGTGGGGCAACAACGACCAGAACTGGGCGATGAACTCGCTGTCGCGCACGATCGACGTGCCCGACGCCGCGGACGCCCGCTTCTGGATGTGGAACAACTACGTCATCGAGCAGGACTGGGACTTCGGCTTCGTCGAGGTCTCGACCGACGGCGGCGCGACGTGGACCCCGCAGAAGGTCTACGACGAGGCCGGCGAGGAGGTCACCACGCCCGACGACTACCCCGATCCCAACGGGAACCTGGCCACCTTCGGCAACCGGCGGTACGGCCTCACCGGGACGAGCGACGGCTGGCGGCACGACTACATCGACCTCAGCGCCTGGGCGGGCGACACCATCCAGGTTCGCCTGATGCAGTCGACCGACGCGGCGTTCACCGAGCGTGGCTGGTTCGCCGACGACTTCTCGGTCACCGGCGGCGGGGCCACCACCTTCACCGACGACGTCGAGAGCGGCCTCAACGGCTGGACCGCCACGATCGACTCGTGGGTGGCCGGGGAGGCACGCGGCGCCGGCTGGGTCATCGACAGCGGCACCACCTCGAACGCCCAGTACTACATGGTCGAGTGGCGCAACTTCGACGGCTTCGACAAGGGCCTGAAGTATGCCTACGACACGACGTACCAGCGGCTCGGCGAGGACGGGGCGTGGAAGGTCGAGAAGATCCGCTACAACGCGCCCGGTGCCCTCGTCTGGTACCGCGACACGTCGTACGGGGACGCCAACCACGTGCTGAACAACCTCACGACCCTGCCGAGTGAGGGCGCCAAGGGCGGCCTGCTCATCGTCGACAGCCACTTCGACCCGCTCCGCCGGACCGGAGCGAACGCGGCCAACGACACGAGCACGCTGAAGAACCTGCCCTCACGTCCGCAGTCGTCGAACGCGGCGTTCAACCTGTTCGGCAGCTACGCGTTCCGTGAGTGCACGACGAAGCCGGACTTCACGAACGAGGCGTGCAACCGGTTCGGCTCGCAGCGTGCGGTGCGGTCGTTCACCGACGACCGCGGCTGGTACCCCGGCATCGAGGTGCGGGGCGACAGCCTCTTCTACCGCGACGCCGACGCCTCCACGGTGGTGCCGTCGGTGGGCAACGCCCCCTACAGCACCCGGGTCGTCGACCAGAACGGTGCACCGCGGACCGACCTGTACGGCACGGACGTCGGACTGGTCACGCCGCTCGGCTCGGGCAACCCCGAGGACGACGGCGTCGGCTACGGCACCGGCGTCAGCGTGCAGAAGTCGTTCCGCGGCAACATGGAGGCCCTGCTGAGGATCACGCCGCCGACGGTGCCTTGA
- a CDS encoding GNAT family N-acetyltransferase, whose translation MVRYDHPDAVKLTELVQAEYVRRYASEVGDSSPMAPEEFDHPNGIFFIGYVDEIPVAMGGWRRGGPNGDTDGEIKRMFVLDSHRGQGLSRQVLDELERSAARQGIMRLVLETGTEQPEAIALYRSAGYVDVPAFGFYAEYDDSVHLGRVL comes from the coding sequence GTGGTCCGCTACGACCACCCGGACGCCGTGAAGCTGACCGAGCTGGTCCAGGCCGAGTACGTCCGGCGATACGCCAGCGAGGTGGGCGACTCCTCGCCGATGGCCCCTGAGGAGTTCGACCATCCCAACGGGATCTTCTTCATCGGCTACGTCGACGAGATCCCCGTCGCGATGGGCGGCTGGCGCCGCGGTGGCCCGAACGGCGACACCGACGGCGAGATCAAGCGCATGTTCGTGCTCGACTCCCACCGCGGGCAGGGCCTGTCGCGCCAGGTGCTGGACGAGCTGGAGCGCAGCGCCGCCCGCCAGGGCATCATGCGCCTCGTCCTGGAGACCGGCACCGAGCAGCCCGAGGCCATCGCGCTGTACCGCTCGGCCGGCTACGTGGACGTTCCGGCGTTCGGCTTCTACGCGGAGTACGACGACTCGGTCCACCTCGGCCGAGTCCTTTGA
- the dop gene encoding depupylase/deamidase Dop — MSVRRVQGSEVEYGIAVQGQPLANPMVAATHVVNSYAAANGLTRRARWDYEEESPLRDARGFDLGRDVADPSQLTDEDMGLANIILTNGARLYVDHAHPEYSSPEVTSPLDVVRWEKAGELVMLRGAQLAARVPGVAPIMLYKNNVDNKGAAYGSHENYLMRRDVPFLSIVRQLTPFFVGRQIITGAGRVGQHQDGSVHAFQISQRSDYFEVEVGLETTLKRPIINTRDEPHADPKKYRRLHVIIGDANLSETSIYLKHGTASLVLAMIEADALPEPLELADPVRALHQISYDPTLRTAVKLADGRTITGLDLQGHYLEHAKKFVESQGDDDPQTLDVLERWESVLTRLADDPMNLVRELDWVAKLALLEQYRERDGLEWDHAKLHLIDLQYHDVRPERGLYHRLVAGGRMDRLLDDATIEEAVTEPPHDTRAYFRGRCLQRFSSDIAAASWDSVIFDLPGHDSLQRVPTMEPLKGTAEHVDGLFARVESAAELFRAITGR, encoded by the coding sequence GTGAGCGTCCGACGAGTGCAAGGGTCCGAGGTCGAGTACGGCATCGCCGTGCAGGGACAGCCCCTGGCCAACCCCATGGTGGCGGCCACCCACGTCGTCAACTCCTACGCCGCGGCCAACGGGCTCACGCGCCGGGCCCGCTGGGACTACGAGGAGGAGAGCCCGCTGCGCGACGCGCGCGGCTTCGACCTCGGCCGCGACGTCGCCGACCCGTCCCAGCTCACCGACGAGGACATGGGCCTGGCCAACATCATCCTCACGAACGGGGCGCGGCTCTACGTCGACCACGCGCACCCCGAGTACTCCAGCCCCGAGGTCACCAGCCCGCTCGATGTCGTGCGCTGGGAGAAGGCCGGCGAGCTGGTCATGCTGCGGGGCGCCCAGCTGGCGGCCCGGGTGCCCGGCGTGGCGCCGATCATGCTCTACAAGAACAACGTCGACAACAAGGGCGCCGCCTACGGCTCGCACGAGAACTACCTCATGCGCCGCGACGTCCCGTTCCTGTCGATCGTGCGCCAGTTGACGCCCTTCTTCGTCGGCCGCCAGATCATCACGGGTGCGGGCCGGGTCGGTCAGCACCAGGACGGCAGCGTCCACGCCTTCCAGATCAGCCAGCGCTCGGACTACTTCGAGGTCGAGGTCGGCCTCGAGACCACGCTGAAGCGGCCGATCATCAACACCCGCGACGAGCCGCACGCCGACCCGAAGAAGTACCGGCGCCTGCACGTGATCATCGGCGACGCGAACCTTTCGGAGACCTCCATCTACCTCAAGCACGGCACCGCGTCGCTCGTGCTGGCGATGATCGAGGCCGACGCGCTGCCCGAGCCCCTCGAGCTGGCCGATCCGGTGCGCGCCCTGCACCAGATCTCCTACGACCCCACGCTCCGCACGGCCGTGAAGCTGGCCGACGGTCGCACCATCACCGGCCTCGACCTGCAGGGGCACTACCTCGAGCACGCCAAGAAGTTCGTGGAGAGCCAGGGCGACGACGACCCCCAGACCCTCGATGTCCTCGAGCGGTGGGAGTCGGTCCTGACCCGCCTCGCAGACGACCCGATGAACCTCGTCCGCGAGCTCGACTGGGTGGCGAAGCTGGCGCTGCTGGAGCAGTACCGCGAGCGCGACGGTCTCGAGTGGGACCACGCGAAGCTACACCTGATCGACCTGCAGTACCACGACGTGCGCCCCGAGCGAGGGCTCTACCACCGGCTCGTGGCCGGTGGACGCATGGATCGCCTCCTCGACGACGCCACGATCGAGGAGGCCGTCACCGAGCCGCCGCACGACACGCGCGCGTACTTCCGCGGCCGCTGCCTGCAGCGCTTCTCGTCCGACATCGCCGCCGCGTCGTGGGACTCGGTGATCTTCGACCTGCCCGGGCACGACTCGCTGCAGCGGGTGCCGACGATGGAGCCCCTCAAGGGCACCGCCGAACACGTCGACGGACTCTTCGCACGCGTCGAGTCCGCCGCAGAGCTCTTCAGGGCCATCACGGGCCGCTAG
- a CDS encoding ubiquitin-like protein Pup — translation MAEQQHKTTRKSDVDDEQVETPAVDTEHKEKLDDDVDSILDEIDDVLEENAEEFVRSFVQKGGQ, via the coding sequence ATGGCCGAGCAACAGCACAAGACGACCCGCAAGAGCGACGTCGACGACGAGCAGGTCGAGACCCCCGCAGTCGACACCGAGCACAAGGAGAAGCTCGACGACGACGTCGACTCCATCCTCGACGAGATCGACGACGTCCTCGAGGAGAACGCCGAGGAGTTCGTGCGCAGCTTCGTCCAGAAGGGCGGGCAGTGA
- a CDS encoding M50 family metallopeptidase yields MSGGWRIARIAGADIIVRPSLLVMGVILVIVFAPQFESLGAGPNPYLTAVVFVLSLYVSVLLHELAHLAAALWFGMSVSSVELHLLGGETRIEGDSRHPWQELVTSIVGPVTSFVIGLAALWGAQVTSGATYSVLWSVGFINLLIAAFNMLPGLPLDGGRVLRALIWATTGSEAKGVRVAGWIGRAAALALMAIAVSMLFGEDTFAIGRALLLLAVALFLWQGASYALRQGVALARIGALRAEQLMRPETPPNDAVPISVDLKGRDLLVAMAENPSNAYALVDGRGTVVGTLFASSVDRAYREAG; encoded by the coding sequence ATGAGTGGCGGTTGGCGCATCGCGCGCATCGCGGGCGCGGACATCATCGTGCGCCCCTCCTTGCTGGTGATGGGCGTCATCCTGGTGATCGTCTTCGCGCCGCAGTTCGAGTCCCTCGGCGCGGGACCGAACCCCTACCTGACCGCCGTCGTCTTCGTCCTGAGCCTCTACGTGTCAGTGCTCCTGCACGAACTCGCGCACCTCGCAGCGGCCCTGTGGTTCGGCATGAGCGTCTCCTCGGTGGAGCTGCATCTGCTCGGCGGCGAGACCCGCATCGAGGGCGACTCGCGCCACCCGTGGCAGGAGCTCGTCACCTCGATCGTCGGCCCGGTGACCTCCTTCGTCATCGGCCTCGCCGCGCTGTGGGGAGCGCAGGTGACCTCCGGCGCCACGTACTCGGTGCTCTGGTCCGTCGGCTTCATCAACCTGCTGATCGCGGCCTTCAACATGCTCCCGGGCCTGCCGCTCGACGGCGGGCGCGTGCTGCGCGCCCTGATCTGGGCCACCACGGGCAGCGAGGCCAAGGGCGTTCGCGTCGCCGGCTGGATCGGCCGCGCCGCCGCCCTCGCCCTCATGGCCATCGCGGTCTCGATGCTGTTCGGTGAGGACACCTTCGCGATCGGTCGCGCTCTGCTGCTGCTGGCCGTCGCGCTCTTCCTCTGGCAGGGCGCCTCCTACGCCTTGCGCCAGGGCGTCGCGCTGGCGCGGATCGGCGCCCTCAGGGCCGAGCAGCTGATGCGGCCCGAGACCCCGCCGAACGACGCCGTGCCGATCTCGGTCGACCTCAAGGGCCGCGACCTGCTGGTCGCGATGGCCGAGAACCCCTCCAACGCCTATGCGCTGGTGGACGGCCGGGGGACCGTGGTGGGAACCCTCTTCGCGTCCTCGGTGGACCGCGCCTATCGTGAAGCCGGATGA
- the prcB gene encoding proteasome subunit beta has protein sequence MLDGGFRAVGSSSFTEFLATQAPDLLPNTAVGSIAGLDVTHGTTIVAATFDGGVVMGGDRRATMGNVIAQRDIQKVFPTDEYSCVGIAGTAGIAVEMTRLFQVELEHYEKIEGITLSTDGKANRLATLIRGNLGMAMQGLAVVPLFAAYDLEAECGRIFAFDVTGNKNEERTFHSVGSGSTFARGSLKKLYRAGMSETDAVTAVIQALYDAADDDTATGGPDLTRRIFPLVSVITADGYRAWDESKTAAIADVVIGGRMQSPDGPSAPLT, from the coding sequence ATGCTCGATGGAGGCTTCCGCGCCGTCGGATCCTCCTCGTTCACCGAGTTCCTCGCCACGCAGGCTCCTGACCTGCTCCCGAACACCGCCGTCGGCTCGATCGCCGGCCTCGACGTGACGCACGGGACCACGATCGTCGCCGCCACGTTCGACGGCGGAGTCGTCATGGGCGGCGACCGCCGCGCCACGATGGGCAACGTCATCGCCCAGCGCGACATCCAGAAGGTCTTCCCGACCGACGAGTACAGCTGCGTCGGCATCGCGGGCACCGCGGGCATCGCCGTGGAGATGACGCGCCTGTTCCAGGTCGAGCTCGAGCACTACGAGAAGATCGAGGGCATCACGCTCTCCACCGACGGCAAGGCCAACCGGCTCGCCACGCTCATCCGCGGCAACCTCGGCATGGCCATGCAGGGACTCGCGGTCGTGCCGCTGTTCGCCGCCTACGACCTCGAGGCCGAGTGCGGGCGCATCTTCGCGTTCGACGTCACCGGCAACAAGAACGAGGAGCGCACCTTCCACTCGGTGGGCTCTGGCTCCACGTTCGCCCGCGGCTCGCTCAAGAAGCTCTACCGCGCGGGCATGTCCGAGACCGACGCCGTCACCGCAGTGATCCAGGCGCTCTACGACGCGGCCGACGACGACACCGCCACCGGCGGACCCGACCTCACCCGACGGATCTTCCCGCTGGTCTCGGTCATCACCGCCGACGGCTACCGCGCGTGGGACGAGTCCAAGACCGCCGCCATCGCCGACGTCGTGATCGGCGGGCGCATGCAGTCGCCCGACGGCCCGTCCGCCCCGCTGACCTAG
- a CDS encoding tRNA (adenine-N1)-methyltransferase, whose product MNHQRTGPFVEGEWIRLSDPKGRKHNIQLVAGKEFSTKKGQVRHDDIIGRPEGIVVETSLEFPYQVFRPLLFEYVVSMPRGAAIIYPKDAAQILVQADIFPGARVIEAGAGSGSLTSYLLRAIGPEGHLESHELREDFAEKARTNVEQALHGVPDTWTLTVGDLRDAADGPEVDRIILDMVDPWTCIPLALERLVPGGIVCGYVATTTQLSRFVESLRESAGFTEPHAWETLVRDWHLEGLAVRPNHKMNGHTAFLVTARRLAPGQRPMPKTRRPAPGAYGPDYVGPRPADLD is encoded by the coding sequence ATGAACCACCAACGCACCGGCCCCTTCGTCGAGGGTGAATGGATCCGTCTCTCCGATCCCAAGGGCCGCAAACACAACATCCAGCTCGTCGCCGGCAAGGAGTTCAGCACCAAGAAGGGGCAGGTCCGCCACGACGACATCATCGGCCGCCCCGAGGGCATCGTCGTGGAGACGTCGTTGGAGTTCCCCTACCAGGTGTTTCGTCCGCTGCTGTTCGAGTACGTCGTCTCGATGCCGCGCGGTGCCGCGATCATCTACCCCAAGGACGCGGCGCAGATCCTCGTCCAGGCCGACATCTTCCCCGGCGCGCGCGTCATCGAGGCCGGCGCCGGCTCGGGCAGCCTGACCTCCTACCTGCTGCGCGCCATCGGACCCGAGGGACACCTCGAGTCGCACGAGCTGCGCGAGGACTTCGCCGAGAAGGCCCGGACCAACGTGGAGCAGGCCCTCCACGGCGTGCCCGACACGTGGACCCTCACCGTCGGCGACCTGCGCGACGCCGCCGACGGACCCGAGGTCGACCGCATCATCCTCGACATGGTCGACCCGTGGACCTGCATCCCGCTCGCGCTCGAGCGGCTGGTGCCCGGCGGCATCGTCTGCGGCTACGTCGCCACCACCACACAGCTGTCGCGCTTCGTCGAGTCGCTGCGCGAGTCGGCGGGGTTCACCGAGCCGCACGCGTGGGAGACGCTCGTGCGCGACTGGCACCTCGAGGGCCTCGCGGTCCGGCCCAACCACAAGATGAACGGGCACACCGCCTTCCTCGTCACCGCGCGGCGCCTCGCGCCCGGACAGCGCCCGATGCCGAAGACGCGACGGCCCGCTCCCGGCGCCTACGGACCCGACTACGTGGGCCCGCGGCCGGCCGACCTGGACTGA
- the prcA gene encoding proteasome subunit alpha, protein MTTPFYVSPEQLMKDRADFARKGIARGRSVAVVRYADGIVFVAENPSRALHKISEIYDRIGFAAVGRYNEFENLRIAGVRLADMRGYSYDRSDVTGRGLANAYAQTLGTIFSSGGEKPYEVEIFVAEVGATPATDQIYRLTYDGSVADVPAYGVMGGQSDKVEEHLGAHYQPDLPLAEALRVALTALGNDTEPARTIAPDDLEVAVLDRTRSQPRKFKRLGQAQVAELLG, encoded by the coding sequence ATGACCACCCCCTTCTACGTCTCGCCCGAGCAGCTGATGAAGGACCGGGCGGACTTCGCCCGCAAGGGCATCGCCCGGGGCCGCAGCGTCGCGGTCGTCCGCTACGCCGACGGCATCGTCTTCGTCGCCGAGAACCCCTCGCGCGCGCTGCACAAGATCAGCGAGATCTACGACCGCATCGGCTTCGCCGCCGTGGGCCGGTACAACGAGTTCGAGAACCTGCGCATCGCCGGCGTCCGTCTCGCCGACATGCGCGGCTACTCCTACGACCGCAGCGACGTCACGGGCCGCGGACTCGCCAACGCGTACGCGCAGACCCTGGGCACCATCTTCTCCAGCGGGGGCGAGAAGCCCTACGAGGTGGAGATCTTCGTGGCCGAGGTGGGCGCCACGCCCGCCACCGACCAGATCTACCGGCTCACCTATGACGGCTCCGTGGCCGACGTGCCTGCCTACGGCGTGATGGGCGGCCAGAGCGACAAGGTCGAGGAGCACCTCGGCGCGCACTACCAGCCCGACCTGCCGCTCGCGGAGGCGCTGCGGGTCGCGCTCACGGCCCTGGGCAACGACACCGAGCCCGCCCGCACGATCGCCCCGGACGACCTCGAGGTCGCGGTCCTCGACCGCACCCGCAGCCAGCCCCGCAAGTTCAAGCGGCTCGGCCAGGCGCAGGTCGCCGAGCTCCTCGGCTGA
- the arc gene encoding proteasome ATPase: MTGSEYTDRYAEVRLADVEARLASTAAQNERLTSTLREARDQIVALKEEVDRLAQPPTGFGTFLKLNDDDSVDVMTGGRKLRVNVSPAVDKAGLRKGQEVILNEAMNVVAALEFEQVGEVVMLKELMADGERALVLGNADEEKVVRLADVLAGQRLRAGDSLLLDSRAGYVYERIPKSEVEELVLEEVPDIDYTSIGGLGNQVEIIKDAVELPYLYPEVFVEHELKPPKGILLYGPPGCGKTMIAKAVAASLAKKVSERTGEEGRSYFLNIKGPELLNKYVGETERHIRLVFQRAREKASEGTPVIVFFDEMDSLFRTRGSGVSSDVENTIVPQLLSEIDGVEGLENVLVIGASNREDMIDPAILRPGRLDVKIKIERPDAEAARDIFSKYLTTTLPLHEDDLREWGGDRTACIHGMIQRTVERMYTESEENQFLEVTYAGGDKEVLYFKDFNSGAMIQNIVDRAKKMAIKDFLDHQSKGLRVQHMLQACVDEFKENEDLPNTTNPDDWARISGKKGERIVFIRTLITGKGGNEPGRSIDTVANTGQYL; this comes from the coding sequence ATGACCGGTAGCGAGTACACCGACAGGTACGCCGAGGTCCGCCTCGCGGACGTCGAGGCGCGCCTGGCCAGCACGGCCGCTCAGAACGAGCGCCTCACGTCCACACTGCGTGAGGCCCGCGACCAGATCGTGGCGCTCAAGGAGGAGGTCGACCGCCTCGCGCAGCCGCCCACGGGGTTCGGCACGTTCCTCAAGCTGAACGACGACGACTCGGTCGACGTGATGACCGGAGGCCGCAAGCTGCGGGTCAACGTGAGCCCCGCGGTCGACAAGGCCGGCCTGCGCAAGGGCCAGGAGGTCATCCTCAACGAGGCCATGAACGTGGTCGCCGCGCTGGAGTTCGAGCAGGTCGGCGAGGTCGTGATGCTCAAGGAGCTCATGGCCGACGGCGAGCGCGCCCTCGTCCTGGGCAACGCCGACGAGGAGAAGGTCGTGCGCCTGGCCGATGTCCTCGCGGGTCAGCGCCTGCGTGCGGGCGACTCGCTGCTGCTCGACAGCCGCGCCGGCTACGTCTACGAGCGCATCCCGAAGTCCGAGGTCGAGGAGCTGGTCCTCGAGGAGGTCCCGGACATCGACTACACGAGCATCGGCGGGCTGGGCAACCAGGTCGAGATCATCAAGGACGCCGTCGAGCTGCCCTACCTGTATCCCGAGGTCTTCGTCGAGCACGAGCTCAAGCCGCCGAAGGGCATCCTGCTCTACGGCCCTCCCGGCTGCGGCAAGACGATGATCGCCAAGGCGGTTGCCGCGAGCCTGGCCAAGAAGGTCAGCGAGCGCACGGGGGAGGAGGGACGCTCCTACTTCCTCAACATCAAGGGCCCCGAGCTGCTGAACAAGTACGTCGGCGAGACCGAGCGGCACATCCGCCTCGTGTTCCAGCGGGCGCGCGAGAAGGCCAGCGAGGGCACCCCGGTCATCGTCTTCTTCGACGAGATGGACTCCCTCTTCCGCACCCGCGGCTCGGGCGTCTCCTCCGACGTCGAGAACACGATCGTGCCGCAGCTGCTCAGCGAGATCGACGGCGTCGAGGGGCTCGAGAACGTGCTGGTCATCGGTGCCTCGAACCGCGAGGACATGATCGACCCGGCGATCCTGCGTCCCGGCCGCCTCGACGTGAAGATCAAGATCGAGCGCCCCGATGCCGAGGCCGCCCGCGACATCTTCAGCAAGTACCTCACCACCACGCTGCCGCTGCACGAGGACGACCTGCGCGAGTGGGGCGGCGACCGCACGGCCTGCATCCACGGCATGATCCAGCGCACGGTCGAGCGGATGTACACGGAGAGCGAGGAGAACCAGTTCCTCGAGGTCACGTACGCCGGTGGCGACAAGGAGGTCCTGTACTTCAAGGACTTCAACTCCGGCGCGATGATCCAGAACATCGTCGATCGTGCGAAGAAGATGGCGATCAAGGACTTCCTCGACCACCAGAGCAAGGGCCTGCGGGTCCAGCACATGCTCCAGGCGTGCGTCGATGAGTTCAAGGAGAACGAGGACCTGCCCAACACGACCAACCCCGACGACTGGGCGCGGATCTCGGGCAAGAAGGGCGAGCGGATCGTCTTCATCCGCACGCTCATCACGGGCAAGGGCGGCAACGAGCCGGGTCGATCGATCGACACGGTCGCGAACACGGGACAGTACCTCTGA